TCGACGAGCGTGAAAGTGCCGTCGCCATTGTCTCGGTAGAGCTCGGCGAGGATGTCGAGGTTCGGGCCGATCGCGACGGTGGACGCCTCGATCTCCAGCAGCCCGCCGCCATGCGAGATGCGGAACGAGTCGGCATCGGAGCTGGTCGTGATGGTGCCGCGGACGCTGGCATCAGCGTTCTCGTCCTGCGGAAGCAGCGTTGCCGCCGAAGACACCGCGCCGGAGAAGTCGTCCGCCTTGAAGCCGAAGCCGTTGGTCGAGCTGGCGATAATCGACAGGTCGTTCTGGAACTGGTTCGCGTCGTCGTATTCGCCACGTGACCACTGGGTGACGTTGGTGAAGTAGCCCAGACCCATGATCGGTGCCCAGCCGGTCTCGCCGCCGTTGTGGCCGCTGTAGTACTCACCGTCGCCGGGATTCTGGCCGTCGTGGAACAAGCCCAGCGCGTGGCCGACCTCGTGACTCGTCGCCTCGGCGATGCCCTTGTCGCCGTCACCGGTGCCGTTGGTGAACGTGAAGACGGGCTCGTCTGCAGCGTCGTCGAATGAACCGACGAACGCCACGCCGCCTGCCGGTCCGTACCACGTGTCCGGCCCGATCGCGACGCGAACGCCCCAGCGATCGTCAAAGAAGCCCTGCTTCCGAAGATCGCTGATCGGCGGCTCTTCGGTCGTCACATTGACGCGGAACGGTGCGAAGTCTTCGGCAACGCGTGCCCAGACCTGCTGGATGTTGATCAGCTCCGCGTTGTTGAACGAGTTGCGATCGCTGTCGAGCGACCACGCGGGCGTCGTGATGACCGACGGGAAGTCCGGGTCGAAGTTCCAGCTCGTGCCCGTCGTGACGTGGCCGTCGAAATCGAGGTAGATCGTGTGATCGGCGCCGGGCAGGCTGTGGAGCTGGAACGTCTCTGAGACATCGTAGAGCGGCTCTTCGAAGGTCTCGCCGCCGTCGGTGAACTCGCCGAACTGCTCGAACTGGGCGGTGGTCGGGCGTGCGTGGAGCGAGTTGCCCTCTTCGTCGGTGCCGAAGCCGTGATCGTGATCGATGTAGGTCGGATCGTCGGGCGTCCAGTCGCTGAACCGGTCCCAGTTGTCGCCCTCGCCGCCGAAACCGTCGCTCACGGTGTCACCGACGGCCAAGCCCGAGCCGCCGAGCGTGAATGGCACGTTGACCGGCGGGAAAAAGCCGCAGCAGCTCGTGCACATGCAATCGCTGCCGTGGCCGTTCGACCCGGCCAGATCGTCGGCACCGCCGTTGGTCGAGAGCAGCCGCCGCTCCTCAACTTGCTCGAAGACGGCCAGATCGCGAAAAGCTGCGAGGAGAAGACGGCTCGACGACGACGGATGCATGATTGGGGAACGCGTTTGCAAAAATCTGTGGTCGGATGCGACCCGGACGGGCCGATCGCTGATGGCGTGCGGCTGCGAGCCGCCGCACTGGCTTTCGAAGTATCACCTGGTCGGATGCCGTGTTCGTTCCTGACGGCGGTTTTTTTCGGACGTAACCCGTTCAGGCGGGCGTGAGGCGGGTTTTCGCGCCGGCGTTTTCAGACTGATCGGAACAACTGGAACGCAAGGCCGGTCCGACACGGCCGATGGGTCTGGATGGAGTTCAGGCATGCCAGGGCCGATGATGGAAGAGCATGGGCGATGTCACGAGCCGACGCCTCTGGATCGCTGCCGTGGCCTTGTGCGTGGTCTTCGGTACCTTCTGCCGATTCGGCATGCTGGGCGATCCGTTCGGAAACGACGCGGGCCTCTACGTCGGCATGGGCAAGGTCTGGGTCGACGGCGGGCAGGTGTATGAGGACCTGTGGGACACCAAGCTGCCCGGCGTCGTGCTGCTGGGCGGCTTGCCGTATGCGATCTTCGGTTCGGGCTGGTGGGGCTATCTGCTGACGCTCTTCCTCCTCGGAACGGCCGCGGCTTGGCTCTTGGCTGTTTCTGCACAGCGACTTGCCGGTCAGGCGGTGGCGCTGCCGACGTTTGTTGTGGCGATGGTGGTGATCCACCATCCGCGGTATCTGGGCAGTGGGTTTCAGATCGAGACGCCGCAGGTCTTTTTCGCCAGCCTTGCTGCGGTGGGTATCGCGACGATCCTCGCCGACCCGAGGCGGTCGCTGGGCTGGTCGCTGCTCGTCGGCATCGGGGCCGGTCTGGCGGCGATGACCAAGCCGACCGGGCTTTCGGTTGCCGCGGGCTACGCGATCGCGCTCAGCGTGATGACCTTCCTCCTCGGCACGTGCGACGTGCGACGCTGGCTGCAACACGGCTTCGTCGCCCTGGGCGGCATCGTGCTCGTCACGCTCGGCGTTGCGGTCTGGGCGTGGGCGGAGGGCATGCTGCCGTACATGCCGTTCACGTGGGAGCAGATTTCGCTCTACGGCAGCGGCACGCCGTGGAGTCAGGTGCTGGTGACGAAGGTGCCGGTGCTGATCGCTCTGCCGCTGTTGCCGGCGATCGGGCTGCTGGCGACGCGCGTGTTCCAACGCAGCGACGCCCCGTCGACCGGAAACCTTCGGCCGGCGTGGATCTTCGCGTTGACGTGGTTCTGCTTCGAGGTGATCGGCGTCGTTCTGCAGAAGCGGGCGTACAGCTACGGCTTCCTGCCGATCGTCGCACCGGCCTCTTTGCTAGCGGGCCTTGCGTGGCAGGCGGCGGCGATGCCGCGGCTGCGACTGGCCGGCGTCGGGCTTCCGATGGTCGCAGTCGCAGGTCTTGCTGGGGTGATGGCCCTCCAGGACTGGCGGTTCTTCGCCAACACAAAAGGCCGATCCGCCGTCACCGACTACGTCCGGGCCAACTCGGATCCGACCGACACGCTCTACGGCGACAACACCGGCCGATGGTGCGTCCTGGCCGACCGTCCGCCCGGCGCACGGCTCGGCATGATGATCCACCTCATCAACCACGACGACGCACCCAAGCTGTTCATGGACGAACTGCTCGCCGACCTCGACGAGCGGAAGCCGCCCATCGTCGTCCGGCCGATCGACGTCCGCCAAGAGGACGAGATCGCTCGCTGGGAAGCGCAGCCCATCCTCCGCGACAACCCACAACGCCGCACCGACTACCGCGACGCCTGGAACCGGTACCTGTCTTACCTCGACACGCACTACGTCTACGAAGCCGACTTCGACGGCATGATGGTCCTGCGTCGCAAACCCTGACCCGAGGCTGAGGCACTTCAGTGCCTCTGTCTGACCAGCGACTTGGATACCGTCTCATCGTGGACGACCCCGGCTACTCCTGGTTCTCCTCGCTCACGCGCACCCTCAACAGCGGCGCGACGCGATCGGTTCTCCTCCACGGCTCCACGCACGACCTCTACTTCGACGGGCACGACTACGTCCCACTCGTCCCGTTCCTGACCAGCCGCTGCGGCATCGACGGCGTCACCCAGCTCGTCTGCGAACTCAACGGCCCGATCCGCCTCTCGCCGCCCGGCAAGCTCGATGAACTCCGCAACGCCTGGGTCGCCTGGCGATCGGGTGGCGATCCCGGCGAGATGGCTCTGCGGGCGCTGGTCGATCGCAAGGTCGACCGGGCCAAGGCGACGCACGAGGCGGAGTTCGACCGGCTCGTCCACGAGGCGGCCGGGGCTCCGACGGCGGCGATGGAGTTCCTGCGGCAACTCTGCCTCATGCGCCGAGCCAAACGCGGCAACGGTCGGCCGATCTACGGCGATTCGCTGCTCATCTGGATCGAGGCGGCCGACCTGCTCGTGCCCGACGCCGGCGAAGACGTGGGCAGACTCTCGCCGGCGGACCGACACCGCGTGACCATCCTCCGCGATTGGTTCGGCGACGCCGGGTTTCAGGATGGCGACGACTCGGTCGTCCTGCTCTCTGAATCCCGCGGCGGCGTGAGCCGACTCGTCACGTCGCTTCCCCAGGTCGTCCCCGTCGAAGTCCCCGCACCTGATGAGGACCGACGGCATCACTTCCTGACCCACCACGCTGCTGCGGAAGCCGCGGGTTCTGCCTCCGACCTCGCCGCCTCCACCGCCGGCCTCAGCACCCAAGCCCTTCGCCAGCTCCTGCGGCAAGCCCAGCACGAGGGCAAACAACCCGACGCCGACGACGTCGTCGCCGCGGTCGAACGACACGTCGCCTCCGAGCTGGGCGAAGACGTCGTCGAGTTCCAGCGGCCCACGCACACCTTGGCCGACGTCGTGGGCAACACGCGGCTCAAAGCGTTCCTCGCCGACGAGTTCATCCCGCGCATCCGAAGCACCGGCCTCGACGCGTTGTCGGGGGCGGCGGTGGCGGGGCCGATCGGCGCGGGCAAGACGTTCATCTTCGAGGCCGTCGCGGGCGAGCTTGGGCTGCCGGTGCTGACGCTCAAGAACCTCCGCAGCCAGTGGTACGGCCAGACCGACGTCGTCTTTGAACGGTTGCGTCGCGTCCTGGCGAGCCTCGGCAAGGTCGTCATCGTCGTCGACGAGGCCGACACCGCCTTCGGCGGCGTCGGGGCGGGGCAGCACGAAACCGAACGCCGGCTCACTGGCAAGGTCCAGCAGATGATGAGCGATCCCGCCCTTCGCGGCCGGGTGACGTGGCTGCTCATGACCGCCCGCATCCACCTGCTCAGCCCCGACATCCGTCGGCCCGGGCGTGCCGGCGACCTGATCCTGCCGGTGCTCGACCCGACCGGTGACGACCGCGTCGCCTTCGTCCGCTGGATGCTCGACGGCTATGTCGCGGGCGATCTGGACGAGATGGTCCAGCACATCGAACCGGAACTCGATGCCACCAGCGCAGCAGCGTTCGGCTCACTCCGTTCCCAACTCAAAGCCCGCAGCCGCCGCGACGGACCCCTCGACGTCGATGCAATTCGGTCGCTCGTCGCGGACTATCTGCCACCCGCGATCGGTCCGACGCGGCGCTTCCAGACTCTGCAGGCGCTCGTCAACACGACACGCAAGAGCCTGCTCCCCGATCCGGAGTCGGTCGAACGCGAGGCTTGGATGCGAGAGATCCGAGCGCTAGAGGCTTCCGGTGTGAGCTAGAACGAGTCGTCGGAATCGTGACTTGTCCAACATTTCCACGGTTAGCGGTGAGCGCCAGCGAGCCTGGGGTTGCGACTGGGGAGGCTCGCTCGCGCTAACCGCTAACCGTTGTTGATGCTGACGCGTGCTCGGGAAGATCGGTCGACCAGAAATACCGACGCGATCAAACGAAAAGCGCCCGCTGACGCGGGCGCTTCGGTCCGTCGTGTGTGAACGCGATGCGACGCTACCGACGTCGACGGAGGAGCAACCCGCTTGAGAGCAGCGCGACCGTCGCGGTCGCCGGTTCGGGGATCGCGCGGGTGGCGACGAGGTTGCCGGTGACGGTGATCGTGCTGTCGTCGGGCTGGAGTCCGTCGAACGTCAGCGAGGTGTCGATCGGGATGGTCAGAGTCTGGACCGAGCCGACGGTGACGAGCGTTGCACCGCCGAGGATGTTGGTCGTCGATTCGCCGTCGAGCGGGACGACGCCCGACGCGAGGCCGGCATCGAACGTGAGGACGCCGTCGAGGACGTTGATGCCGAGCGACGAGGAGTCGAAGTTGCCCGCACCGTCGACCGCCAGGCTGCCCGAGGTGAGGTCGAACTCCCAGTCGTACGCTGCGACCGGGACGATGCCGAGGAGGAAGACGTCGAAGTTCAGCCCGAAGTCGCCGACGCCGGTGCTGAACGGAATCGCATCCGGCCCGGGCGCGACGGGCGTGCCCTGGTCGATGATGTCGATGCTGCTGCCACCCGGGAAACTGATCGAGCCGGGCAGCACGTCGGCCACGAGCGTGCCGGTGAAGAGCGACGAATCGCTGCCGGGGAACTGCGACGTCCCGGAATCGCCGGCGAAGGTGCCGCCGACGCTGATGTCGCTGAGGGACGAGTCGATCGTGAAGCTGACGACGTCAGCACCGGCAGTCGCAGCCGATGCGGCGGCCGCAGCGAGCGCGAGAAAGGTGGGCTTGAGCATGAATCGGTTGGGTTGCACGTTCTCCGGACGACGTCACCGCCGCCTCTGCCGGAACGTACCCCGCGTCGAGCGGCTCGCCCAACGGGCAAACCGGTTTGATCGATGTGTGATTTATGGGACCAGCCGTAGGAAGTTGCGGATCAGCGTGTCTCCGTGCTCGGTCATGAAGCTCTCGGGGTGG
The nucleotide sequence above comes from Planctomycetota bacterium. Encoded proteins:
- a CDS encoding glycosyltransferase family 39 protein, encoding MGDVTSRRLWIAAVALCVVFGTFCRFGMLGDPFGNDAGLYVGMGKVWVDGGQVYEDLWDTKLPGVVLLGGLPYAIFGSGWWGYLLTLFLLGTAAAWLLAVSAQRLAGQAVALPTFVVAMVVIHHPRYLGSGFQIETPQVFFASLAAVGIATILADPRRSLGWSLLVGIGAGLAAMTKPTGLSVAAGYAIALSVMTFLLGTCDVRRWLQHGFVALGGIVLVTLGVAVWAWAEGMLPYMPFTWEQISLYGSGTPWSQVLVTKVPVLIALPLLPAIGLLATRVFQRSDAPSTGNLRPAWIFALTWFCFEVIGVVLQKRAYSYGFLPIVAPASLLAGLAWQAAAMPRLRLAGVGLPMVAVAGLAGVMALQDWRFFANTKGRSAVTDYVRANSDPTDTLYGDNTGRWCVLADRPPGARLGMMIHLINHDDAPKLFMDELLADLDERKPPIVVRPIDVRQEDEIARWEAQPILRDNPQRRTDYRDAWNRYLSYLDTHYVYEADFDGMMVLRRKP
- a CDS encoding ATP-binding protein — encoded protein: MDDPGYSWFSSLTRTLNSGATRSVLLHGSTHDLYFDGHDYVPLVPFLTSRCGIDGVTQLVCELNGPIRLSPPGKLDELRNAWVAWRSGGDPGEMALRALVDRKVDRAKATHEAEFDRLVHEAAGAPTAAMEFLRQLCLMRRAKRGNGRPIYGDSLLIWIEAADLLVPDAGEDVGRLSPADRHRVTILRDWFGDAGFQDGDDSVVLLSESRGGVSRLVTSLPQVVPVEVPAPDEDRRHHFLTHHAAAEAAGSASDLAASTAGLSTQALRQLLRQAQHEGKQPDADDVVAAVERHVASELGEDVVEFQRPTHTLADVVGNTRLKAFLADEFIPRIRSTGLDALSGAAVAGPIGAGKTFIFEAVAGELGLPVLTLKNLRSQWYGQTDVVFERLRRVLASLGKVVIVVDEADTAFGGVGAGQHETERRLTGKVQQMMSDPALRGRVTWLLMTARIHLLSPDIRRPGRAGDLILPVLDPTGDDRVAFVRWMLDGYVAGDLDEMVQHIEPELDATSAAAFGSLRSQLKARSRRDGPLDVDAIRSLVADYLPPAIGPTRRFQTLQALVNTTRKSLLPDPESVEREAWMREIRALEASGVS